TCATTGTGAGGCTCCTGCAAATCCTAGGGATAGGAAACACACTCATGGGATAGTTTTATCAATAAGCTTTATCGCTTTTAAGTGTGGCTCATCAATAATAAGCGTCGTTCAGTCTTTATTGGGTAAAGAAGATTAATAAGCGTCGAGTCATTACACTCGACGCTGACAAACATTTATTTAGTAAACAATTAGCTTACAAACTCAACCGCGCCGCCATTGAGGTTATACATGGCACCAACGATTTTAATTTTCCCTTCTTTCTCTAGTCCGCGAAGGATCTCACTTTGTTTGCGTATTTCTTCGATCGTATGCAGCACATTACTTTTAGCGACAGCATCAACAAACTGAGCGTTTTTGCCGGTTCTTTCACCGCTAAACTCAGTTTTAGCAATGGCAGGTTTAATTTGGTTCAACAGCCCGGTCAAATGACCAAGCTCTACACCATCGATAGCTCCACGTACTGCGCCACACGCAGTGTGTCCCATCACCAGTACAACTTTTGCCCCCGCGGCAGCGCAGGCAAACTCCATGCTACCAAGTAAATCATTATTGGAAACATTACCGGCAACACGGGCATTAAATGTCTCACCAATCCCAGTATCAAAAATAATTTCAGCCGGCGCACGTGAATCAATACAACTTAAAATGACTGCAGCCGGAAATTGGCCTTCAGCACTGGCACGTTTTTGCGCTAAATAGTCATGCTGTTGCATCTTGCCATTTCTAAAACGAACGTTACCTTCTTTCATTCCAGCAATAATTTGATCCGGCGTGAGTTTATCGCGTTCCTCACGCGTTAATGCTGCCGCATAAGATATCCCAGGCACGGCTAAAGTTAGCCCGCTGGCAATACCCAGTACAGACATGCCGACTGCACCTTTTAATAAGGCACGACGTTGTTTGGAATGTTTGCTATCTGTTTGACTGATCGGGGATTCTGACATTCTTATCTCCTCAAATATTATTTTTTGATACATCTTTGTGTAGACACTATAGGGAATAACTAAAAGTGACTATGAAAAGTAGTTGATTATTAAGCAATGCTTATTATTTTCAGATGTTTCTTGTCTATATTCATGAGAGATCCCGCGTGTGCGGCCTGGATAAAAATCACAGAATCAGTATGTTATGGTTACGATTATAGTTGATAGTTTTCTTATTATTTATTCTACAAAGTCTCGGGAAAGGCAAGATTAATCTTGTTAATAGGAGGGGGGTGAATGCTAACCACATAATAATATTAATTAAAATATTCCAGCCGCAATATTTCGCTTGAGAATGCTCGTCATAAATATCATTTTAACTAATCTGGTCAAACTCTGTTTTCAATTAACATTTCGACATCTTTTTATTGTTCTTGATTAATTGACACAATATTCCACTGAGTTTGTAGGGTTATACCTCGTCTACACGATTTTCTTTTATCCAAAACAGGAAAAAGCGACGTTTACCTCATACCACTGTCATCTTCGTGGCATCAGGCCGATACACCTAACACCACGATATTCTTGATAAAATCTAGCTGTTGATAAAATCTAGGTCGTCATGCCTTGTTTTAGGACTTAATCGTTTTTCCAAAGAACTGATCTAACTTACCCATGGCTTGATTGACATATTCCGGTTTCCAATAGGTTTCAATGTGAGTCGCCCCCTCAATGAGGAATAATTCTTTATCTTTCGCATGGGTCGCGTTTTTAAAGGCCTTTTCGGTCATATAGAGGGAATCGGCTTTACTACCAGCCATCATTAATAGTGGCTTATCAATTAAGTCCATATTACTGGCCGCATCGAACCTCATTAAGTCGAGTAAACTGCTGGCGGTATATCTGAAGGTTGAA
The window above is part of the Yersinia massiliensis genome. Proteins encoded here:
- a CDS encoding carbonic anhydrase, with product MSESPISQTDSKHSKQRRALLKGAVGMSVLGIASGLTLAVPGISYAAALTREERDKLTPDQIIAGMKEGNVRFRNGKMQQHDYLAQKRASAEGQFPAAVILSCIDSRAPAEIIFDTGIGETFNARVAGNVSNNDLLGSMEFACAAAGAKVVLVMGHTACGAVRGAIDGVELGHLTGLLNQIKPAIAKTEFSGERTGKNAQFVDAVAKSNVLHTIEEIRKQSEILRGLEKEGKIKIVGAMYNLNGGAVEFVS